Below is a window of Spelaeicoccus albus DNA.
TAGCTACCCGCCGGCCGGCCTCCGCGCGGTTCACGCCACCTCACTGCGGCCCTTCCAGAGAGCCGCGAGTACCAACGCGACGACGCTCAAGCCCACCATCACCGGCACGATCGTCGACCAACTGGCGGCATTCACGCCGGGAGCGTAGAGAATGCCGATCATGACCGTCGCCCCGATCGCGCCGATATACCGGAACGTTTGAAAGATCCCCGCGGCAACGCCGGTGTCTTCGGGCCGAGACGACGCGTACATGCCTTGACTCGAAGCGATGCTGACGACGCAGTACGGAATGCCGAGGAACGCAGTCAACGCCAATACCAGCGGCACGGCGAACGAGGCGGCAAGCAGCCACAACAGCGCCGAGGCGACTCCAAGTCCAATGACGCCGGCAACGAGCACGGGCTTGACGCCTCGCCGATTGATGCTGCGCACCGCCGCCGGCGTCAGAAAGACCGAGATGGCAGCCAACGGCAACATCAACAGCCCGACAACTCCGGCTCCGTAGCCTCCCGCTTCCTGGAGTAGCTGCGGGAGTCCGAAGAACGCGCAATAGTAGACGCCGTTGAACACGGCAAAACACACGTACATCGTCAACAGGGGGCGGTTCGCCGCAAGCAGTCGGACGTCCAGGAACGGCCCCGAAAACCGAAGCTCGCGCCAGGTAAATAACGCAGCTGCCGCGATTCCGACGCCCAACAGGATCCAGCGGAGATCCGGAAGCGGGTTCAACGCCGCCAGCATCAGTGAGACAAGCGCCGCAATGAAGGTGGCGATGCCCGGAATGTCCGAATCGCGCACGGCTGCGCCCACGGTGCCGTGATCGCGTGCGTCGTCCGCCGGCGCAAGCCGTTGCACCGAGATCAGTGCGGCAAGCGCCAACGGGACGTTGATGAAGAACAGGGCCTGCCAGCCGACGAGGCTCACGAGCAATCCACCCACGACCGGTCCGATGGCGGCGCCGGCCGTGTTGGCGACCTGGATGTAACCGAGCGGCTTCGTCGAATGGACTCCTGCAATCCGACTGAGCTCGCCGACCATCGCCACGGCGCTGGGGAACGCCGTCGCCGTCCCGATCCCCATGAAGACGCGGGCGATGCACACGAGGAGAAAGTTCGGCGAAAACCCCGCCAACGCGCAGGTGACGGCGACTATCGCCATGCCGATGATGAAGAGGCGTTTGGGGCCGAACCTGTCGGCGAGCCGGCCCATGAGCGGTTGCGCGGCCGCCGACGTCAAATAAAACGACGTGATGACCCACGTCACGGTGGCAACGCTCAAATCGAAGTCGCCGCGCAGCACGACAAGTGCGACGGCGATCATCGACGAGTTCAGCGGATTGAGCGCCGTCCCCAGACTCAAGGCAGAAAGCGTGAGGCCGATTCCGCGCTGTTTAGTCACATGCTCCAGTCTCTCGTATCGTTGAGTTCGGCCGGGGATCGCCTCCGCCGCCGGGACCGGAAAGAGGAGCCGTGAGCGCATTATCGGACGTTGCGCGCAACCTGGCGTGTCCGATTTGCAGCAGGTCGATGACCGAGGACGGCGGGTCGCTGGCGTGCGCTACCGGGCATAGCTTCGATATCGCGCGGCAGGGATACGCAGGCCTTGTCACGGGGGCCGGTTCTCGTATTTCGGACACGGCGGCGATGGTCGGGGCGCGGGACGAGTTCTTGACGGCCGGCCATTACGCGCCGATTGCGGACGCCGTGGTGAACGTTCTGCGCGAGGCTCCGCAACCCGACGGCGTTCGGCGGAAGCCGGTCGACTGTCCGCCGGACGCGCATCGCGGCAGCTTCGTGATCGACCTGGCCGGCGGCACCGGGTATTACGCGGCACGGGTCATGGAGGCGATTCCCGGCGGACACGGCCTCGTCGTGGACCTGTCGAAGTACGCGCTGCGCCGTGCTGCCCGGGTACACGGCCGGGTGGCGGCAGTCGCCGCCGACGTGTGGAATTCGGTGCCGGTTCGCGATGGCGCCGCGTCCGCGGTGTTGTCGATCTTCGGGCCGCGAAATCCTGCGGAAATCGCCCGGGTGTTGGCCCCGGACGGCGTCCTCGTGGTCGTGACGCCGACGGATCGGCATTTGTCGGAATTGCGAAGCTCCCTGGGACTGATGGCCGTCGATTCCCGCAAGGCCGAACGGCTTGCCGCGCAATTGGCGATTTTCGAGGCCGGCAGCGCGCGCGAGATCGAATACCGCGTGGAGTTGTCGCACGCGGACGTTTTCACTGCCGCAATGATGGGGCCGAACGCCTTCCACCGCGATCCGGGCGAGGTCCGAACTCGAGTTGCCGAATTACCGGCGCCATTTCCCGTGACGGTGTCGGTGAGCGTGCGCACGTTCCGGCGCGCCGAATAGGCTGTTCGCCCGCGCCGAGTGGTGGCCAATGGCTGCGGAATCGCCGATTCTGCAGCCATTGGCCACCACTCGGCGGGCGGGACGAGCCGCTTGCCGAAAACGGGCGGACGGCGTCCGGCAGCCGAGTGCGATTCGTGGCGGCCGAGCCGGGTCATTAGACTTGGGCGCAGTGACGTAGCAGTGATGCAACGGCCGGGCCGCGGCGATCCGGCCCGACCCCCGACAACGCAAAGGACACGTATTCATGCCCGACGGTGACACTCCTGTGGAGGTCGACCCCCGGAACGAAGCCCAGGTCGGCGCTGCGCGCGACGCGGCAGTGCGCGATTTCGGCGCCGCCGAGTCGCTCGACGCGCTCAAACAGGTCCGCACCGAACACCAAGGCGACAAATCGCCGTTGGCACTGGCGAACCGTACGATCGGCAGCCTGGACGGATCCGAACGCGGGGCGGCCGGCAAGCTTGTCGGGCAAGCTCGTGCAGTCGTGAAAAAAGCGTACGAGGAGCGCCTGGCCGAGCTGCAGGCTCAGCGCGATGCCGCAGTATTGGCCGAGGAAACCATCGACGTGACGTTGCCGGCGGATCGCCGTCGACCCGGCTACCGGCATCCGCTGCACCTTTTACAAGAGCGAATCGCGGATCACTTCACTGCCATCGGCTGGGAGATCGCCGAAGGCCCCGAGGTCGAAGCCGAATGGCTCAACTTCGATGCGCTGAACTTCGGGCTCGACCACCCGGCCCGGCAAATGCAGGATACGTTCTTCGTCGACCCGATCGATGCGGGCCTGTTGTTGCGCACACACACGTCGCCGGTGCAGTCCCGGTCATTGCAAGATCGAGGGGTGCCGCTCTACGTCGTCTGTCCGGGCAAGACGTTCCGCACCGACGAGCTCGATGCCACGCACACGCCCGTGTTCCACCAAGTCGAAGGCATCGCCGTCGACGAGGGCCTGACCATGGCGAATCTGAAGGGCACACTCGATCATTTCGCCCGGTCCATGTTCGGCCCCGACTCGCGTACGCGGCTGCGTCCGAACTTCTTCCCGTTCACCGAACCCAGCGCCGAGATGGACTTCTGGTTCCCGCAAAAGCGCGGAGGCGCCGGCTGGATCGAATGGGGCGGCTGCGGCATGGTGCACCCGAACGTGCTGCGCTCGGCGGGCATCGACCCGGACCGCTACCAAGGGTTCGCCTTCGGCATGGGCATCGAACGCACTCTCATGTTCCAAGAAGGCATCTCGGACATGCACGACATCATCGAGGGCGACGTGCGGTTCTCGGCACGATACGGGGTGAGCAACTAATGCGCGTACCAATGAACTGGCTCGCCGATCTGGTGCCGGGCGCAACCGAACTTTCCGCTACCAAGGCCGGCGATGCCGAGCGGCTCGCCGCCGAACTGGCCTCGATCGGGCTCGAAGAAGAAGAGCTGTTCGGCCCCGAGATCACCGGGCCCCTCGTTGTTGCGCGAGTGCTCGAGCTCGAACCGGAAAAGCATTCCAACGGCAAGACCGTCAACTGGTGCCGTGTCGACACCGGCGAAGCCGAGCCGCGCGGGATCGTCTGCGGTGCGCACAACTTTGCCGCCGGCGACCTGGTCGTCGCAGCCTTGCCCGGCGCCGTGCTGCCGGGAGACTTCCGGATCGCCGCACGCAAGACCTACGGCCACGTCTCCGACGGAATGATCTGCTCGGCGCGGGAGCTGGGCCTCGGTGACGACCACGACGGCATCATCGTGCTGGCCGATCTCGGTCTTTCCGGCGAAGCCGGGGACGACGCGACGGTGTTGCTCGGCCTCGACCAGCACACACTCGACGTCAACGTCACCCC
It encodes the following:
- a CDS encoding MFS transporter, translating into MTKQRGIGLTLSALSLGTALNPLNSSMIAVALVVLRGDFDLSVATVTWVITSFYLTSAAAQPLMGRLADRFGPKRLFIIGMAIVAVTCALAGFSPNFLLVCIARVFMGIGTATAFPSAVAMVGELSRIAGVHSTKPLGYIQVANTAGAAIGPVVGGLLVSLVGWQALFFINVPLALAALISVQRLAPADDARDHGTVGAAVRDSDIPGIATFIAALVSLMLAALNPLPDLRWILLGVGIAAAALFTWRELRFSGPFLDVRLLAANRPLLTMYVCFAVFNGVYYCAFFGLPQLLQEAGGYGAGVVGLLMLPLAAISVFLTPAAVRSINRRGVKPVLVAGVIGLGVASALLWLLAASFAVPLVLALTAFLGIPYCVVSIASSQGMYASSRPEDTGVAAGIFQTFRYIGAIGATVMIGILYAPGVNAASWSTIVPVMVGLSVVALVLAALWKGRSEVA
- a CDS encoding putative RNA methyltransferase, yielding MSALSDVARNLACPICSRSMTEDGGSLACATGHSFDIARQGYAGLVTGAGSRISDTAAMVGARDEFLTAGHYAPIADAVVNVLREAPQPDGVRRKPVDCPPDAHRGSFVIDLAGGTGYYAARVMEAIPGGHGLVVDLSKYALRRAARVHGRVAAVAADVWNSVPVRDGAASAVLSIFGPRNPAEIARVLAPDGVLVVVTPTDRHLSELRSSLGLMAVDSRKAERLAAQLAIFEAGSAREIEYRVELSHADVFTAAMMGPNAFHRDPGEVRTRVAELPAPFPVTVSVSVRTFRRAE
- the pheS gene encoding phenylalanine--tRNA ligase subunit alpha, producing MPDGDTPVEVDPRNEAQVGAARDAAVRDFGAAESLDALKQVRTEHQGDKSPLALANRTIGSLDGSERGAAGKLVGQARAVVKKAYEERLAELQAQRDAAVLAEETIDVTLPADRRRPGYRHPLHLLQERIADHFTAIGWEIAEGPEVEAEWLNFDALNFGLDHPARQMQDTFFVDPIDAGLLLRTHTSPVQSRSLQDRGVPLYVVCPGKTFRTDELDATHTPVFHQVEGIAVDEGLTMANLKGTLDHFARSMFGPDSRTRLRPNFFPFTEPSAEMDFWFPQKRGGAGWIEWGGCGMVHPNVLRSAGIDPDRYQGFAFGMGIERTLMFQEGISDMHDIIEGDVRFSARYGVSN